A single region of the Chitinivibrionales bacterium genome encodes:
- a CDS encoding peptidase M15 gives SVANTWDATTNKNILSLHPNVQAPATAFINDAAQQGMNLRIYFGYRSVDQQNALYNAGKTPAKGGHSYHNYGLAIDLVQISNKKALWKNQNWSQIGALGMKHGFGWGGDWASRDMVHFQMPFGLSIKDLLSGKRP, from the coding sequence CAGTGTAGCCAACACTTGGGACGCAACCACTAATAAAAATATTCTTAGTTTACACCCCAATGTACAAGCCCCTGCCACAGCTTTTATAAATGATGCTGCACAACAAGGTATGAATCTACGGATTTACTTCGGTTACCGTTCAGTAGACCAACAAAACGCTTTATACAATGCAGGAAAAACCCCCGCAAAAGGTGGACATAGTTATCACAACTATGGTTTAGCTATTGATTTAGTTCAGATTAGTAATAAAAAGGCATTGTGGAAGAACCAAAATTGGAGCCAAATAGGTGCTTTAGGTATGAAACACGGCTTTGGATGGGGCGGTGATTGGGCTTCAAGAGATATGGTTCATTTTCAAATGCCGTTCGGATTAAGCATTAAAGACCTTTTATCGGGGAAAAGACCATGA